From a region of the Candidatus Blochmanniella camponoti genome:
- the hisB gene encoding bifunctional histidinol-phosphatase/imidazoleglycerol-phosphate dehydratase HisB, producing the protein MNHKVLFIDRDGTLINEPKDNFQIDSLDKFSLEPYVIPALIALKNIGFEFVIVTNQNGLGSASFPREKFDKPHHLMIQIFQSQGIKFNQILICPHLPEEQCSCRKPKTALVNSWLIDNKLNKFNSYVIGDRNTDMILATNMDIQGIQYNRTNFGWKKIKNYLTQRHRSAHVHRITEETNIDVTIWLDQNNKSYINTGINFFNHMLQQIAVHAGLCMNITAKGDLHVDDHHTVEDTALTLGKALNTALGNKCGIGRFGFTLPMDESIAQCVLDLSGRTYFYYEANYTFQKIGDLSTEMIEHFFRSLSSKMGCTLHLQATGKNDHHKAESLFKSFGRSLRQAIYIDNNNIPSSKGTLL; encoded by the coding sequence ATGAATCATAAAGTTTTATTTATAGATCGTGATGGAACCTTAATTAATGAACCAAAAGACAATTTTCAAATTGATTCTTTAGACAAATTCTCATTGGAACCATATGTGATTCCTGCTCTTATAGCGTTGAAAAATATAGGTTTTGAATTTGTTATAGTTACTAATCAAAATGGATTAGGAAGTGCTTCATTTCCTAGAGAAAAATTTGATAAACCACATCATCTAATGATTCAAATATTTCAATCTCAGGGTATTAAATTCAATCAAATACTAATTTGCCCTCATCTTCCTGAAGAACAATGTAGTTGCCGTAAACCAAAAACTGCATTAGTAAATTCTTGGCTAATCGATAACAAATTAAATAAATTTAATAGTTATGTTATCGGGGATCGAAATACTGATATGATTTTAGCAACTAATATGGATATTCAAGGAATACAATATAATCGTACTAATTTTGGTTGGAAAAAAATTAAAAACTATTTAACGCAACGTCACAGATCAGCACATGTTCATCGCATCACTGAAGAAACTAATATAGATGTCACGATATGGTTAGATCAAAATAATAAAAGTTACATTAATACTGGAATTAATTTTTTTAATCATATGTTACAACAAATAGCTGTGCATGCTGGATTATGCATGAATATTACGGCAAAAGGCGATTTACATGTAGATGATCATCATACTGTAGAAGATACAGCTTTAACATTAGGAAAAGCTTTAAACACTGCGTTGGGCAACAAATGTGGCATTGGAAGATTTGGATTTACCTTGCCTATGGATGAAAGTATTGCGCAATGTGTATTAGATCTTTCTGGACGGACATACTTTTACTATGAAGCTAACTATACTTTTCAAAAAATAGGAGATCTCAGCACTGAAATGATAGAACATTTTTTTCGTTCATTATCTTCAAAAATGGGTTGCACTTTACATTTACAAGCAACTGGCAAAAATGATCATCATAAAGCAGAAAGTTTATTTAAATCTTTCGGACGATCATTACGTCAAGCCATTTACATAGACAATAATAACATACCAAGCTCTAAAGGAACATTGCTATGA
- the hisIE gene encoding bifunctional phosphoribosyl-AMP cyclohydrolase/phosphoribosyl-ATP diphosphatase HisIE has product MLIKNQHQQLNWTKNHGLIPAIIQHAESGEVLMLGHMNKESMIKTEQTKHITFFSRSKNRLWTKGEKSGNILKLINWYSDCDQDALLIFALPHGPTCHNNTSSCFHPGIAELSFLHQLENIISSKKNIPSHLINTSYTSRLYDSGVKRIAQKVGEEGLETALAAISCCNTKELINEASDLIYHLLVLLQHKSLSFNAIIQELKIRNNDNKLNQ; this is encoded by the coding sequence ATGCTAATTAAAAATCAGCATCAGCAATTAAATTGGACTAAAAATCATGGTCTAATACCCGCTATCATACAACATGCTGAATCAGGAGAAGTATTAATGCTAGGACATATGAATAAAGAATCAATGATAAAAACCGAGCAAACTAAGCATATTACTTTTTTTTCACGCAGCAAAAACAGATTATGGACTAAAGGAGAAAAATCTGGAAATATATTAAAATTAATCAATTGGTATTCAGATTGTGATCAAGATGCATTATTAATTTTCGCTTTGCCTCATGGACCTACTTGTCATAATAATACTAGCAGCTGCTTCCATCCTGGAATAGCAGAATTAAGTTTTCTTCATCAATTAGAAAACATTATATCCTCAAAAAAAAACATACCATCCCATCTCATTAATACATCCTACACATCTCGTTTATATGATAGTGGTGTCAAACGCATTGCTCAAAAAGTTGGTGAAGAAGGCCTAGAAACGGCCCTTGCAGCAATTTCCTGTTGTAATACAAAAGAACTCATTAATGAAGCATCAGATCTAATTTATCATTTATTAGTCCTATTACAACATAAATCATTAAGTTTTAATGCAATCATCCAGGAATTAAAAATTCGAAATAACGATAACAAATTAAATCAATAA
- the hisA gene encoding 1-(5-phosphoribosyl)-5-[(5-phosphoribosylamino)methylideneamino]imidazole-4-carboxamide isomerase has translation MIIPALDIINGNIVRLYQGSYHMQTNYGEPISLLRKYIQQGAKMIHLVDLDGAKNPSKKQSLLISQLIKEVTPLSKIQIGGGIRNAADVEILLESGATRIVLGSIAVTQPKIVKKWFEYFDPNTLVLAVDIHVYSEENRKIAIYGWQKETNFQLEQIIEEYYTVGLKHVICTDISKDGTLLGSNISLYQSICHSWPQIAFQSSGGVNKLAEISKLRSSGVAGIIIGRAFLENTFTIDEAISCWQNG, from the coding sequence GTGATTATTCCTGCGTTAGATATTATTAACGGAAATATAGTTAGACTGTATCAAGGATCTTATCATATGCAAACTAATTACGGAGAACCTATATCATTATTGAGAAAATACATACAACAAGGAGCAAAAATGATACATCTAGTTGATCTAGATGGAGCAAAAAATCCATCAAAAAAACAAAGTTTATTAATTAGTCAATTAATAAAAGAAGTTACTCCTCTATCTAAGATACAAATAGGAGGGGGTATACGTAACGCTGCAGATGTAGAAATTCTGTTAGAATCAGGAGCAACACGTATAGTATTAGGTTCTATAGCAGTTACACAACCAAAAATAGTAAAAAAATGGTTTGAATATTTTGATCCAAATACTTTAGTGCTAGCGGTAGATATACACGTTTATTCTGAAGAAAATCGAAAAATTGCTATTTACGGTTGGCAAAAAGAAACTAATTTTCAATTAGAACAAATAATAGAAGAATATTATACTGTAGGTTTAAAACATGTTATTTGCACAGATATCTCCAAAGATGGAACTTTGTTAGGTAGCAATATATCTTTATATCAATCAATATGTCATTCTTGGCCGCAAATAGCATTTCAATCGTCTGGAGGTGTTAATAAATTAGCAGAAATATCTAAATTACGTTCTTCTGGAGTAGCAGGAATCATTATTGGTCGTGCTTTTTTAGAAAATACATTTACTATCGATGAGGCTATATCATGTTGGCAAAACGGATAA
- the hisF gene encoding imidazole glycerol phosphate synthase subunit HisF has product MLAKRIIPCLDVANNKVIKGIQFKDHKIVGDILELANRYAKSGADELVFYDITASPNDQVVNKRWISQIAKVINIPFCVAGGISTLKQAKQILASGADKISINSPALINPMLIQELADHLGTQCVVVSIDTWHNPKKKIYQVKCYTGDSARAKITTWQTLDWVKKVQEYGAGEIVLNMMNQDGMKNGYDLDQLRNIRKHCKVPLIASGGAGTYQHFLEAFRDADVDGTLAASVFHNQIIDIHKLKQFLDKEGIKVRLC; this is encoded by the coding sequence ATGTTGGCAAAACGGATAATTCCTTGTCTTGATGTAGCTAATAACAAAGTAATCAAAGGAATACAATTTAAAGATCACAAAATTGTAGGAGATATCTTAGAATTAGCAAATAGATATGCAAAATCAGGAGCTGATGAATTAGTATTTTATGACATCACGGCATCACCTAATGATCAAGTAGTGAATAAGAGATGGATTTCTCAGATTGCTAAGGTAATAAATATACCATTCTGTGTTGCTGGAGGCATAAGTACATTAAAACAAGCTAAACAAATTCTTGCATCTGGAGCAGACAAAATTTCAATTAATTCTCCTGCTTTAATTAACCCAATGCTAATCCAAGAACTAGCTGATCATCTCGGCACACAATGCGTTGTAGTTAGCATCGATACCTGGCATAATCCTAAAAAAAAGATTTACCAAGTAAAATGCTATACTGGGGACAGTGCTCGTGCAAAAATCACAACATGGCAAACATTGGATTGGGTTAAAAAAGTACAAGAATATGGAGCTGGGGAAATAGTATTAAATATGATGAATCAAGATGGAATGAAAAACGGTTACGATTTAGATCAACTACGGAATATTAGAAAACATTGTAAAGTACCACTTATAGCTTCTGGCGGAGCTGGTACCTATCAACATTTCTTAGAAGCCTTTCGTGATGCCGATGTAGATGGGACGTTAGCGGCTTCAGTGTTTCATAATCAAATTATTGATATTCATAAATTGAAACAATTTTTAGATAAAGAAGGGATAAAAGTTAGATTATGCTAA
- the metG gene encoding methionine--tRNA ligase has translation MIMTTKKMLVTCALPYANGSLHVGHMLEHIQADIWVRYQRMQGNCVYFICADDAHGTAIMLKSQQLNIAPEQMIAQIRQEHQRDCHKFGISYDNYYSTHSEETRELLHDIYFRLKTRGFIKSKFISQLYDSKKNMFLPDRFVKGICPKCKTDDQYGDNCETCGTIYTSLELINPKSVISGTSPIIRKSEHLFFDLPAFTDTLRTWIRSGSIQKEVANKVEEWFKLGLKQWDISRDAPYFGFKIPNSSEKYFYVWMDAPIGYMGTFKNLCKKNKNISFNDFWNSNSKTDLYHFIGKDIIYFHCLFWPAVLSGSQFRKPTNIFVHGHVTLNGSKISKSKGTCINVSTYLSCLNPDYLRYYYATKLSSHTNDIDLNLSDFITRVNSDIINKVLNLASRNSGFIHQYYNGYLSNTLTHPVIYNMFIESRHYIGKLFQKREFNYAMREIMKLADEANRYIDKHAPWHIAKKIDRRQEALSIYSMGIQLFRVLMIYLKPVLPKLANYSECFLNTRLTWDSLSAPLSNHRINKFKIIFSRIHPDHIVSIKNKSQLHERLPDNNT, from the coding sequence ATTATTATGACTACAAAAAAAATGCTAGTTACTTGTGCCCTGCCTTACGCTAATGGTTCACTTCATGTTGGACACATGTTAGAGCATATACAAGCAGATATCTGGGTTCGTTATCAACGCATGCAAGGCAATTGCGTATACTTTATTTGTGCAGATGATGCGCATGGAACTGCTATTATGCTAAAATCACAACAACTTAATATAGCGCCAGAACAAATGATTGCCCAAATACGACAAGAACATCAACGAGATTGCCATAAATTTGGAATTAGCTATGACAACTACTATTCTACTCACAGCGAAGAAACTCGTGAATTACTACATGACATTTACTTTCGATTAAAAACACGTGGATTCATCAAATCTAAATTTATTTCTCAATTATATGATTCTAAAAAAAATATGTTTTTGCCAGATCGATTTGTTAAAGGAATATGTCCAAAATGCAAAACAGATGATCAATATGGAGATAATTGTGAAACATGTGGTACTATTTATACTTCTTTAGAGCTTATAAATCCCAAATCAGTTATTTCTGGAACATCTCCGATAATACGCAAGTCCGAACATCTCTTTTTTGATTTACCAGCTTTTACTGATACATTGCGTACATGGATCCGATCAGGAAGCATACAAAAAGAAGTAGCCAACAAAGTAGAAGAATGGTTTAAATTAGGTTTAAAACAATGGGATATTTCTAGAGATGCTCCTTATTTTGGATTTAAGATTCCTAATTCTTCAGAAAAATATTTTTATGTATGGATGGATGCTCCTATTGGATATATGGGTACCTTTAAAAACTTATGCAAAAAAAACAAAAACATATCTTTTAACGACTTTTGGAACTCGAATTCCAAAACAGACTTATATCATTTCATAGGTAAGGATATTATTTACTTTCACTGTTTATTTTGGCCAGCTGTTTTGTCAGGCAGTCAATTTCGCAAACCAACTAATATATTTGTTCATGGGCATGTTACTTTAAATGGATCTAAAATATCAAAATCTAAAGGAACTTGCATCAACGTAAGTACTTATTTATCATGTTTAAACCCAGATTATTTAAGATATTATTATGCCACAAAACTTTCATCTCATACTAACGACATAGATTTGAATTTATCAGATTTTATTACTAGAGTAAATTCAGATATTATTAATAAAGTATTAAATTTAGCATCTAGAAACTCTGGATTTATACATCAATATTATAATGGCTACTTGTCGAATACATTAACGCATCCAGTTATATATAATATGTTTATTGAATCCAGACATTATATAGGGAAATTATTTCAAAAAAGAGAGTTTAACTACGCAATGCGTGAAATTATGAAATTAGCAGATGAAGCTAATCGTTACATAGATAAACATGCTCCGTGGCATATCGCAAAAAAAATAGACCGTAGACAAGAAGCATTATCTATTTATTCTATGGGTATTCAGTTGTTTCGTGTACTGATGATCTATTTGAAACCTGTTTTGCCTAAATTAGCTAATTACAGTGAATGCTTTCTCAACACTCGTCTTACATGGGACAGTCTTTCTGCGCCTTTATCAAATCATCGAATTAATAAATTCAAAATAATTTTTTCTCGAATCCATCCTGACCACATTGTATCTATAAAAAATAAATCTCAATTACATGAACGCCTTCCGGATAATAATACATGA
- the folE gene encoding GTP cyclohydrolase I FolE has translation MSILTQEALLVRDALSVRGLENPLIELNINHQTRKRRIEDHMRAIVHLLNLDLEHDSLLNTPKRIAKMYIEEIFSGLDYSNFPKIAIIQNTMQINEMITVRGINITSTCEHHFIVFNGKVTISYIPEKNVIGLSKINRIVQFFSKRPQLQERLTKQIFLALQTLLNTDNVAIFIDAVHYCVKARGIHDVSSTTTTTALGGLFESNTNTRKEFLHAIMYCNH, from the coding sequence ATGTCTATATTGACACAAGAAGCGCTATTAGTGCGTGATGCTTTATCAGTTCGAGGATTAGAAAATCCATTAATTGAGTTGAATATTAATCATCAAACACGTAAACGTCGTATCGAAGATCATATGAGAGCTATTGTGCATCTTCTTAATCTCGATTTAGAACATGATAGTTTATTAAATACTCCTAAACGTATAGCTAAGATGTATATAGAAGAAATTTTCTCAGGTTTAGATTATTCAAATTTTCCTAAAATTGCAATTATTCAAAATACAATGCAAATAAATGAAATGATTACAGTGAGGGGTATTAATATCACTAGCACTTGTGAACATCATTTCATTGTTTTTAATGGTAAAGTGACTATTTCTTATATTCCAGAAAAAAATGTGATTGGTTTGTCAAAAATAAATAGAATAGTTCAATTTTTTTCTAAAAGACCGCAGTTACAAGAACGATTAACAAAACAAATTTTTTTAGCGTTGCAAACCTTACTTAATACAGATAATGTGGCAATATTTATTGATGCAGTACATTATTGTGTCAAAGCTAGGGGTATTCATGATGTTAGCAGCACTACAACTACTACTGCGCTAGGGGGGTTATTTGAATCTAATACGAATACTAGAAAAGAATTTCTGCACGCAATTATGTATTGCAACCATTAA
- the gndA gene encoding NADP-dependent phosphogluconate dehydrogenase, whose protein sequence is MFKQQKIGIIGMGVMGRNLALNIESKGYCVAIYNRSKDKTDAVVTTNPKKNIIPCYSIEEFVLSLNKPRFIFLMITSGTHIDNVIKILSPYMNPGDILIDGGNSFYKDTMRRNLELSKQGINFIGTGISGGEEGALKGPSIMPGGQIDAYKMVESVFKKIAARVNDETCVAYIGPNGSGHYVKMIHNGIEYGDMQIIAEIYFFIKNIFHLTHEALGEIFNKWNQGELNSYLIEITSRIFVRKDANHDYILDSILDVAGNKGTGAWASQDAIDLGTPLGMITESVFARYMSVLKKQRLKASKILLGPNRKNCFESKCLYLEKARKALYLSKIILYAQGFYQLKIASDKYHWDLNYKQIAQIFRAGCIIRSKFLQKIIDIYSQTPDVTNLLLSPYCVNIANDYHQMLREVVVCGIKHGIPMPTLSAAIAYYDSYRSNVLPANLIQAQRDCFGAHTYTCFDKKGAFHTDWLK, encoded by the coding sequence ATGTTCAAACAACAAAAGATTGGTATTATCGGTATGGGTGTTATGGGTCGAAATTTAGCATTAAACATCGAAAGTAAAGGTTATTGTGTTGCCATTTACAATCGTTCTAAGGATAAAACCGATGCAGTTGTTACTACTAATCCAAAAAAAAATATCATCCCATGTTATTCAATAGAGGAGTTTGTACTATCCTTAAATAAACCTCGTTTTATATTTTTAATGATTACATCAGGAACGCATATCGATAATGTTATAAAAATATTGTCCCCTTATATGAATCCGGGAGATATTTTAATTGATGGAGGTAATTCATTTTATAAAGATACTATGCGTCGTAATCTTGAGTTATCAAAACAAGGGATAAACTTTATTGGAACTGGTATTTCTGGGGGAGAAGAAGGGGCTTTAAAAGGGCCATCGATTATGCCTGGAGGGCAAATTGATGCATATAAAATGGTTGAGTCGGTTTTTAAAAAAATTGCTGCTCGTGTTAATGATGAAACTTGTGTTGCATATATAGGACCAAATGGATCTGGTCATTATGTCAAGATGATACATAACGGCATAGAGTACGGAGATATGCAAATAATTGCTGAAATATATTTTTTTATAAAAAATATATTTCATTTAACTCACGAGGCATTAGGAGAAATTTTTAATAAATGGAATCAAGGCGAATTAAATAGTTATCTTATTGAAATAACAAGTCGCATATTCGTTAGAAAAGATGCTAATCATGATTATATTCTTGATTCTATATTAGATGTGGCTGGAAATAAGGGTACTGGAGCATGGGCTAGTCAAGATGCAATCGATTTAGGAACACCATTAGGTATGATTACTGAATCAGTGTTTGCTCGTTATATGTCTGTACTTAAAAAACAACGTCTTAAAGCATCAAAAATATTGTTAGGACCTAATAGAAAAAATTGTTTTGAGAGCAAATGTTTATATTTAGAAAAGGCGCGAAAAGCATTGTATCTTAGCAAGATTATTTTATATGCGCAAGGTTTTTATCAATTGAAAATTGCGTCTGATAAGTATCATTGGGATTTAAATTACAAACAAATTGCTCAAATTTTTCGTGCGGGATGTATAATTAGATCAAAATTTTTACAAAAAATTATTGATATTTATTCCCAAACTCCAGATGTTACTAATTTGTTATTGTCTCCGTATTGTGTTAATATCGCGAATGATTACCACCAAATGTTGAGAGAGGTGGTAGTGTGCGGCATTAAACACGGTATTCCAATGCCTACGTTATCTGCTGCTATAGCGTATTATGATAGTTATCGCAGTAATGTGTTACCTGCAAATCTTATTCAAGCTCAAAGAGATTGTTTCGGAGCACATACTTATACGTGTTTTGATAAAAAAGGTGCGTTTCACACTGATTGGTTAAAATAA